TGTGTTTGTTAATTTATTAAATGAGCTATTTTATGTCTAATTTTAAAAAACAATGAACATACTCAAAAAAAATAATGTATAGACCTATCTCTCCAGCAGGTGCTGTTCTTATGTTTCAAAGAGAATATAAAGAGAACCTAATCCGCAGCATTCCCTCAGAGATAGTTCTATTTAAATACAGAGTATGAAATGATCTAAATTATAATATTAAACCTAATATACTGCTTAATAAAGAGAAAATAGGACTTAATAAAGCTAATAAGCTCTCCAGCATAACTTTCACCCCCTCTTGAATCATTTATGGGATTTTACTTCCATGTACTAACAAATAAGGTTTGATTATTATTTATATGATTTTAAATTCATAATTGCAGACTAATGCATAAGCACACTAATGAACTAATGCAAATATGAGCAGGTACTTTATTTACACTCAAAAATAATGCACTTGTGTACTTTTGCACACAATCACGAAAATGAAGTTATAAATAAGTGGAAATTGGTATTAATATCTACCCATACCCTTACTCATCTTGGACAATTAATTCTTGCAGGTGTCCAAGATGAGTTAATTCTATATAAAAACAAGTTAAAGTAGGAAATCGTAAAAAGAGTAAGAATCAAAAAATTATAATAAATAACTATTGTCCGCTGTTATCTAACATCCAATCATCATGTAGCTCTTTCGTTTTCTTATATTTTATATTTTCTAATCCTTTTTGTAATCCATTCTGCAATTCAAAGCTTGCATTAAGATGATCTGCAATTAATTCCAACGCTAACTCTTCATCATCATTTTCTTCGTTAGATGTGTAACCAATAATAGCAAATAGAGATTCATACCATGATTTATATTCGTCTGTAGTTTCAAGAGCTTTTATTAAGTCTTTATCTATCCTATTTTCCTGATTTTCATTACTCATTTTTGTTTCTCCTTCCAGTTTTCCATTTATGTAAGCACTTATATCAACAATTGATGTTATCAACCATTATAAATTAAATTATCTGTTTAAATCATCTAAAGCTATTTTAAGATTCTAGTAAAGATCACAGTTATTTTAACTTTAAAATTCAAAAAAGTTTAATTTTTTTTGTTTTTTAAAATATTAAGTAGAATTAGTGGTGAGATGAAGATTGTCAGCTCTTCCAGTAATTAATTACCAGATGTTTTGGCTGGCAATCTTTTTTCGTACTATAGCTCCATATTATTAGGAAAGTACGAAACACCTATCGTTATAGCATGTTTATATCTGCTTAACAAGTATTTAAACTTTTATATTATTATTGAGAATTAATTAACATTCAATTTGTTAAAATACATTTTATTAGTTGTTTTCAGTTACATCTTCAAAATTCAATGTTAGCTTGTTAAATATTTTCAAAAAATTTAATTTTTGTGGGCTGAATTTTACAAAATAGTTTTTCAACATTATAACATTTAATGTTACTAACACCTAATATTATGCCTATCTGATTAAAGGGTTTAAAGGTGCAAATAACAGAAAGTAAAGCAGTATAATCCCAACAAGAGCATGAACTAACCAATTCTTTGGTTCTTTCAAATAATCTATCATTAATCCTCTCCCATCACCTTTTATATTTTATTTATTTCTGGTATTAAGTCAAAATGAGCTTATGCAGCATATATTATTTGCTCCCCACCTTTATCTCAAAAATTAATATTTCAAGTTTTAATAGTTTCACAGGCGCATGTACTGTTTACCCTCGCAAAAACCAGTTTATTCCATTTTCTAAGCTAATATATACAATTAAATTATAATATTAAATGTTAAAAATAGAATAAATCATGAATTTATTTTTTAGCCTTTATTTTAAACTAGAAAAATAAAAAATATATGTTTATGTACCTATAAGTTTAATTCCAGTTATTTCTGCTATATTTGTATTCAATGCTCGTAGATCATCCATAGAGAAGTTGCGTATATCATTGTGACCTGCTAATTGCGCCAGCATTTTTGTTTCTTCAGTCATAGATTTTATGTAATTTCCAACCCTTTCTGCAGACAAATCAACGTTCATTCTTTCTCTTAAAATAGGATCTTGGGTTGCCACGCCTACAGGACATTTTCCAGTATAACACATACGGCATGCACGGCATCCTGCAGCGATCATCGCCCCTGTTCCAATGTATGCTGCATCAGCCCCCATGGCCATAGCTTTAGCCACATCAGCACCGCTTCTTATTCCTCCCGTAATTATAAGGTCTATTTCATCCTTCATTCCAATTTCTTTAAGGCCATTTACAGCTTGAACAAGTGAAGCAAGTGTGGGAACTCCAGTATGTTCAATAACTACTTCAGGGGCAGCACCAGTTCCTCCTTCCATTCCATCGACTGAAATGATATCTGCTCCAGCTTCTGCAGCAATTTTGACATCTTCATCAACTCTTCCAGGTCCGAGTTTAACTATTATTGGAACGCGCCAGTCTGTCACTTCTCTAATCAGTTCAATGTGTTTTGCAAGGTCCCCCTCCCTGGTCGCATCAAGAAATCTACATGGACTTAAAGCATCAGTTCCAATGGGTATGCCCCTTATCTGGGCTACTTCTGGGCTTACTTTTTCAGCAAGGAGATGACCTCCCATTCCAGGTTTTGCCCCTTGACCTATTTTCACTTCGATAGCATCACCCGCATTTAGATAATCAACTGAAACTCCAAATCTACCTGATGAATATTGAACAATTAGTTTATCTGCTTCTTCTCTCTCTTCAGGGAGCATTCCACCTTCTCCAGTGTTTGCACATGATCCTACAAGTGAAGTACCCTTAGCAAATGCCACTTTGCATTCTTTGCTTAGTGCACCAAAAGACATTCCTGCAATTAAGATAGGAGTATCTAAAACCAAAGGTTCTTCTGCATAACGAGTTCCAAGAACAACTCCAGTATTACAAGCCTCCCTATATTTATCTACAGGAGCAATAGATGCTTGAGCTGGGAGAATTACAATATCATCAAAATTAGGGAGGCTTCTTTCAGTTCCAAAACCTCGCAATACATATTTTCCAGCTTTAGAAGTGAATCTTATATCTGCAATGGTTCTGGGATCCCATATACTTCCAGCACCACTTGGTATCAAAACAGGACATGCTGCAAAACACGACCCGCACATTATACATCTAGATTTATCAATTTCTGCATGGTTATCAATTATTTGGATTGCATCTGTGGGGCAGACAATTTCACATGTTCCACAGAATACACAGAGTCCCTGTGTTGCATTAGCAAGATCTGATGATGAATAAGGAGTTAATGAAGATGTAGTTGAGTTCCCACTCATTTCAAACCCTTTTTGGACTCCTGCAGCTACATCTTTTACATCTACTGCTTTTAAACATTTAGACTCGCATGCGTCAACACATACTGGTCTTCCGCCATTAGAAACAGTGCACTGCTGTTCACATTTTAACATCATGTTCTCAGTGTAGGTTATACTCCCAATAGGGCACATTAATACGCACAACCTGCATCCTATACATTTATCTTGGTCAATTTTTACAACACCATTTTCACGGTATATAGCGTCCCTAAAACAGCCCTTAATACAGGAAGGATTAATACACTGTTGACAGACAATAGCTTGGTATCCCTCGGTCATTTTGTGCAAAAATAATCCACTTCCCCCGTTAACTTTAGAACACGCTTCTACACATTCATTGCACCCATCACAGTTTTCAGGATTGGTTAAAAGAATTTGCTTCATTTTTCATCACCGTAAAATGGCCTTAATCTTTTTGGCTCTATTTTAATAAAATTATGAATATCTGCATCTATTTTGTAAATATCAAAAATTTCTTTGAGTTTTTGCCTGTCATCATCACTCATTTCACGAATTTCAGCATTTGTACCAGTATTATAAGTTCCTCCAACATATATCGAAC
This genomic window from Methanobacterium sp. contains:
- a CDS encoding glutamate synthase-related protein, which produces MKQILLTNPENCDGCNECVEACSKVNGGSGLFLHKMTEGYQAIVCQQCINPSCIKGCFRDAIYRENGVVKIDQDKCIGCRLCVLMCPIGSITYTENMMLKCEQQCTVSNGGRPVCVDACESKCLKAVDVKDVAAGVQKGFEMSGNSTTSSLTPYSSSDLANATQGLCVFCGTCEIVCPTDAIQIIDNHAEIDKSRCIMCGSCFAACPVLIPSGAGSIWDPRTIADIRFTSKAGKYVLRGFGTERSLPNFDDIVILPAQASIAPVDKYREACNTGVVLGTRYAEEPLVLDTPILIAGMSFGALSKECKVAFAKGTSLVGSCANTGEGGMLPEEREEADKLIVQYSSGRFGVSVDYLNAGDAIEVKIGQGAKPGMGGHLLAEKVSPEVAQIRGIPIGTDALSPCRFLDATREGDLAKHIELIREVTDWRVPIIVKLGPGRVDEDVKIAAEAGADIISVDGMEGGTGAAPEVVIEHTGVPTLASLVQAVNGLKEIGMKDEIDLIITGGIRSGADVAKAMAMGADAAYIGTGAMIAAGCRACRMCYTGKCPVGVATQDPILRERMNVDLSAERVGNYIKSMTEETKMLAQLAGHNDIRNFSMDDLRALNTNIAEITGIKLIGT